The following proteins come from a genomic window of Anopheles ziemanni chromosome 3, idAnoZiCoDA_A2_x.2, whole genome shotgun sequence:
- the LOC131285628 gene encoding DNA polymerase interacting tetratricopeptide repeat-containing, protein of 47 kDa, whose protein sequence is MIWTSSTRNCNINHKCQTTIKPNIVAHVYLRSQLILPVFGSFLNRFLSCCQVFVGVATMESKKALSEQERLELAARLDKDLDAFISSLEKRRYTEGWPEDRWEEEMAKHPFFMKKSPEPGEKLSPLMEGLAQLKYDPEENTEQELADTYKEDGKFYMQHRKFRLAVMSYTEALRYKVGDASYKATLYNNRSAANYMLHNYRSSLQDAQKAVDLKSDYDKARWRAAQCASALDRFELCVELCDTILQRDPTNGQAIELRKSCLSRKSAKQRNERKEARQEREKEDQWNRTVAELRKRSVKFEERNALEDERKLKPRLAPLEDFTVSCDKDGILYWPVVFCYPEFQTTDFQQQLSEDTTMISVLEQLFEEALDCDRQGLYRPNKVNVYYENRILGFAYLVDTKKTIKQILTEKTFVVYQGTLTFYIVVKGSEQEQAFVNQTRIPVKIEY, encoded by the exons ATGATTTG GACTAGTAGTACTCGAAACTGTAATATAAACCACAAATGTCAAACAACTATCAAACCAAACATCGTCGCCCATGTGTACCTTCGTTCGCAGTTGATTTTGCCGGTGTTTGGCTCgtttttaaatcgtttccTGTCTTGCTGCCAGGTTTTCGTTGGAGTTGCGACAATGGAATCTAAAAAGGCACTTTCCGAGCAGGAACGGCTCGAGTTAGCCGCACGGCTGGATAAAGATCTTGACGCTTTCATCAGCTCACTGGAGAAAAGACGTTACACGGAAGGATGGCCGGAAGACCGCTGGGAGGAAGAAATGGCCAAGCATccgtttttcatgaaaaaatcTCCCGAACCGGGCGAGAAGTTGAGCCCGCTGATGGAAGGGCTGGCGCAACTGAAGTACGATCCCGAGGAAAACACGGAGCAGGAGCTGGCGGACACTTACAAAGAGGATGGCAAGTTTTACATGCAACATCGTAAGTTCCGGCTCGCTGTAATGAGCTACACAGAAGCGCTGCGCTATAAAGTTGGTGATGCGTCTTACAAAGCGACATTGTACAATAACCGGAGCGCTGCTAACTACATGCTACACAACTATCGTTCCTCTCTGCAAGACGCACAGAAGGCTGTGGATCTTAAATCGGATTACGATAAGGCGCGATGGCGAGCGGCACAGTGTGCTTCGGCATTGGATCGATTTGAATTGTGCGTGGAATTATGTGACACGATACTGCAGCGGGATCCAACGAACGGCCAGGCTATCGAGCTACGGAAATCATGCCTTTCCCGCAAATCGGCAAAACAGCGGAATGAACGTAAAGAAGCACGACAGGAGCGAGAAAAGGAAGACCAATGGAACCGCACCGTTGCCGAGCTTCGCAAACGGTCGGTAAAGTTTGAGGAACGCAACGCCCTGGAGGATGAGCGCAAACTAAAACCACGACTAGCACCGTTGGAAGATTTTACGGTATCCTGCGACAAAGATGGTATCCTCTACTGGCCAGTTGTTTTCTGCTATCCCGAGTTCCAAACGACAGATTTCCAGCAACAGCTTTCCGAAGACACCAC AATGATCAGCGTCCTAGAGCAACTTTTCGAGGAAGCACTAGATTGCGACAGGCAAGGCTTATACCGACCAAACAAAGTGAACGTTTACTACGAAAACAGGATACTTGGATTTGCATACCTTGTCGATACGAAGAAGACGATCAAACAGATCCTGACGGAAAAAACCTTCGTCGTTTATCAGGGAACACTAACGTTTTACATTGTGGTGAAGGGTTCTGAACAGGAACAAGCATTTGTCAACCAAACAAGGATACCAGTCAAAATAGAATACTAG
- the LOC131285629 gene encoding arylsulfatase B, whose amino-acid sequence MEHMAWRQMLSGSSPVWWHRKSCTFYTTLLFIILNHLSSQIVQASENNSSNSSSSGQSPNIIFILADDMGWNDVGFHGSSQIPTPNLDALAYAGIILNGYYVNPICTPSRSALMTGKYPIHTGMQHTVLYAMEPRGLPLSETLLPEYLKNLGYTNHIVGKWHLGHYQLRYTPLQRGFDSHTGFWTGHHHMNDHTAVEHGHWGLDMRRGYDVAYDLHGQYTTHVISSESVRIVENHNTSEPLFLYVSHAAVHSANPYDFLPAPDSTVMELGKIENYARRKYAAMMVELDRTVGSLVEALKSRDMLENSIIVFSTDNGGPADGFNSNAASNWPLRGVKNTLWEGGVRGAGFIWSPLLSNVSRVSHQTMQVVDWLPTLYEAAGGNVSELPDELDGISVWNELSSGEPTGRIEILHNIDDIWGSAALRIGKWKLLKGSHYNGSWDGWYGPSGTREESAYQIDAVLNSPVGRILTAYDGMPSKKKIIHLRRAATVACGYGANMENECKPMEGVCLFDLESDPCEYNNLADEHPDIVQSLLARLLAYNSTAVPPANLEDDPRGEPQHWNYTWHNFGDELEPEVMLKNNKEVRETISLLQH is encoded by the exons ATGGAACACATGGCGTGGAGACAAATGCTCAGTGGATCGTCGCCAGTATGGTGGCACCGTAAATCGTGCACTTTTTACACCACCCTGTTGTTCATTATCCTCAATCATTTATCATCACAAATAGTGCAAGCGTCGGAAaataacagcagcaacagcagcagcagcggtcaATCACccaatataatttttattttggccGACGATATGGGCTGGAACGATGTCGGATTTCATGGATCGTCGCAGATTCCCACGCCCAACCTGGACGCACTGGCGTACGCGGGCATTATTCTCAACGGGTACTACGTCAATCCTATCTGTACGCCCTCGCGTTCGGCACTGATGACTGGGAAGTATCCGATTCATACCGGTATGCAACATACCGTACTGTACGCGATGGAACCGAGAGGATTGCCCCTGTCGGAGACACTGCTTCCCGAGTACCTGAAAAATCTGGG GTATACTAATCACATCGTCGGCAAATGGCACCTCGGGCATTATCAGCTTCGGTATACGCCTCTGCAGCGCGGGTTCGATAGCCACACGGGATTCTGGACCGGGCATCATCATATGAACGACCACACGGCCGTGGAGCATGGGCACTGGGGACTCGACATGCGCCGGGGCTATGACGTGGCGTACGATTTGCATGGACAGTACACCACGCACGTGATAAGCTCCGAGTCCGTGCGGATAGTGGAGAACCACAACACCAGTGAACCGTTGTTCCTTTACGTCTCGCATGCGGCCGTACATTCGGCGAACCCGTACGATTTCCTTCCGGCACCGGACAGCACCGTCATGGAGCTggggaaaatcgaaaactatGCCCGGCGCAAGTACGCCGCCATGATGGTCGAGTTGGATCGGACGGTGGGTAGTTTGGTCGAGGCACTGAAATCCCGCGACATGCTGGAGAACTCGATCATCGTGTTCAGCACCGATAATGGAGGGCCCGCGGACGGATTCAACAGTAATGCCGCATCCAACTGGCCCCTGAGGGGCGTCAAGAATACACTCTGGGAGGGTGGTGTGCGTGGAGCCGGCTTTATCTGGAGTCCCTTGCTGAGCAACGTGAGCCGCGTGTCACATCAAACGATGCAGGTGGTCGATTGGCTTCCAACGTTGTACGAAGCCGCTGGGGGCAATGTTAG TGAGCTGCCGGACGAGCTCGACGGTATCAGTGTATGGAACGAGCTGAGCAGTGGTGAGCCGACAGGGCGTATCGAAATACTGCACAACATAGACGACATCTGGGGCAGTGCGGCCCTAAGGATTGGCAAATGGAAGCTCCTGAAGGGTTCGCACTACAACGGCAGCTGGGACGGATGGTACGGACCGTCAGGTACTCGGGAGGAATCTGCCTACCAGATCGACGCCGTACTGAACAGTCCCGTGGGCCGTATATTGACAGCGTACGATGGTATGCcgtcgaagaaaaaaattatccatctACGGCGTGCCGCAACCGTCGCGTGTGGCTATGGGGCCAACATGGAAAACGAGTGTAAGCCTATGGAGGGTGTATGCTTGTTCGATCTGGAAAGCGATCCGTGCGAGTACAACAATCTCGCTGACGAACATCCAGACATCGTTCAGAGCCTATTGGCACGGTTGCTGGCGTACAATAGCACCGCGGTTCCACCGGCAAATCTCGAGGATGATCCACGCGGCGAGCCACAGCACTGGAACTATACGTGGCACAACTTTGGTGACGAATTAGAACCGGAAGTT atgcttaaaaataataaagaagtCAGGGAAACGATTTCCTTGCTGCAAcactaa
- the LOC131287361 gene encoding uncharacterized protein LOC131287361 gives MQFQGTAQPHQGGFRGPRPEKNDFYVGQPGSKPPHFMNKQGPPSIPPFNANAFGGPKPMYQQNAVNGGGPGGFNKFGGAAGRVFGGQPGGMMPKKDFGGPKMYGPGGSKPYGDDKPFDTFGGPKKYHNSNPGMGGGYGGGMGNRNGFGPRSDYNGFNKDDRAKIQSLKAKYPGQNLMKPMWENLEPFQKDFYVPHPVVMGRSTEEVQAFREQMQITVMGNNVPHPCQNFEEGNFPEYVMNEIKKQGFPRPTAIQSQGWPIALSGRDMVGIAQTGSGKTLAYMLPGLVHISHQKPLSRGEGPIVLVLAPTRELAQQIQTVVRDFGNHSKPNIRYTCIFGGALKGPQVRDLERGVEVVIATPGRLIDFLERGITNLRRCTYLVLDEADRMLDMGFEPQIRKIVEQIRPDRQVLMWSATWPKEVQTLAEDFLREYIQINIGSLSLAANHNIHQIVDVCEENEKESKLLKLLKEIATSDASNKIIIFVETKKKVEDLLKNIVRDGYGATSIHGDKSQSERDYVLQDFRHGKSTILVATDVAARGLDVEDVKYVINFDYPNSSEDYIHRIGRTGRCSQYGTAYTFFTPNNGRQARELLGVLEEAGQQPTVELIEMAKSAPGGKGGRLRYSTRGSYGNGGGMNSYQRRPPFNGGGGFGGPPKYGGGMQNGGMMGGGNKFGGPPNKYRDGGMYRGENNWNKGPSGPAMMGGPGGYQSHSPQSPQAAAAAAAAAVASGQQMYEPQQAQMRAYHPKNIYPGQYDDYTATLFAGGAGAVAAAAAAPGGGMRYYQNKAHQGGPVGMQPGSQPGGRYNPNGGQFNMDGTPKPNNGRGTYPPKQYNNSYAAGPGNPNHQYPQLAAAAAAAGQTIPTAAPAGFTGFDPTGGLQYQASYPITAATATYYPYPAATAPPPPPQAQAAPVVPPVQQ, from the exons atgCAATTCCAAGGCACAGCACAACCGCACCAGGGTGGATTCCGTGGGCCTCGCCCGGAAAAGAACGACTTCTACGTCGGTCAGCCGGGTAGCAAGCCTCCGCACTTTATGAACAAACAAGGACCACCGTCGATTCCGCCGTTCAACGCGAACGCGTTCGGTGGCCCCAAGCCAATGTACCAGCAGAATGCGGTCAACGGTGGTGGCCCGGGAGGATTTAACAAGTTTGGTGGCGCTGCTGGTCGAGTGTTTGGAGGCCAGCCCGGTGGCATGATGCCGAAGAAGGACTTTGGtggcccgaaaatgtacggtCCCGGTGGTAGCAAGCCGTACGGCGACGATAAGCCGTTCGACACATTCGGTGGACCGAAGAAGTACCATAACTCGAACCCGGGCATGGGTGGCGGATATGGTGGCGGCATGGGTAACCGTAATGGTTTCGGGCCGCGTTCGGACTACAACGGCTTCAACAAAGACGACCGAGCAAAGATTCAGTCGCTGAAGGCCAAGTACCCGGGACAGAACCTGATGAAGCCAATGTGGGAAAACTTGGAACCGTTCCAAAAGGACTTCTACGTGCCACACCCGGTCGTGATGGGCCGTTCGACGGAGGAGGTGCAGGCGTTCCGCGAACAGATGCAGATCACGGTCATGGGCAACAATGTGCCGCATCCGTGTCAGAACTTTGAGGAGGGCAACTTCCCGGAGTACGTGATGAACGAAATCAAGAAGCAAGGTTTCCCACGGCCAACCGCCATCCAGTCGCAAGGCTGGCCAATTGCCCTGAGTGGACGCGATATGGTTGGTATCGCACAGACGGGTTCTGGCAAGACGTTGGCGTATATGCTACCAGGCTTGGTCCATATCTCCCACCAAAAGCCGCTGAGCCGCGGTGAAGGTCCGATCGTGCTGGTTCTTGCACCAACACGCGAACTTGCTCAGCAGATTCAGACCGTGGTGCGGGACTTTGGTAATCACTCGAAGCCGAACATTCGATACACTTGCATTTTCGGAGGAGCGCTGAAAGGACCACAG GTTCGCGATTTGGAACGCGGTGTTGAAGTAGTCATTGCTACTCCGGGACGGTTGATCGATTTCCTTGAGCGTGGCATTACCAACCTACGCCGATGCACGTACCTCGTACTGGACGAAGCGGATCGCATGCTGGACATGGGCTTTGAGCCCCAAATCCGCAAGATCGTCGAACAAATTCGGCCGGACCGTCAGGTACTGATGTGGTCCGCAACGTGGCCGAAGGAGGTGCAAACGCTGGCCGAAGACTTCCTGCGTGAATACATCCAAATCAACATCGGATCGTTGAGCCTCGCGGCGAACCACAACATCCACCAGATCGTGGACGTGTGCGAGGAAAACGAGAAGGAGAGCAAGCTGTTGAAGCTGCTCAAGGAGATCGCCACCTCAGACGCTTCGAACAAGATCATCATTTTTGtcgagacgaagaagaaggtCGAGGACTTGCTGAAGAACATTGTGCGTGACGGTTATGGGGCGACGTCGATCCACGGTGACAAGAGCCAATCGGAGCGGGACTACGTGCTGCAAGACTTCCGACACGGCAAGAGCACGATCCTGGTGGCGACGGACGTGGCAGCACGCGGTCTCGACGTGGAGGACGTCAAGTACGTCATCAACTTTGACTACCCGAACTCATCGGAGGACTACATTCATCGTATTGGGCGCACGGGACGCTGTTCGCAGTACGGCACTGCGTACACATTCTTCACACCAAACAACGGACGCCAGGCACGAGAGCTGCTCGGGGTTCTGGAAGAGGCTGGCCAGCAGCCGACGGTAGAGCTGATTGAGATGGCCAAGTCGGCCCCGGGCGGAAAAGGTGGTCGACTGCGCTACTCGACGCGCGGCAGCTACGGAAACGGTGGTGGCATGAACAGCTACCAGCGTCGCCCGCCTttcaacggtggtggtggattcGGTGGACCCCCAAAGTACGGTGGTGGCATGCAGAACGGCGGCATGATGGGTGGCGGTAACAAGTTCGGTGGACCACCGAACAAATACCGCGACGGTGGTATGTACCGCGGTGAGAACAACTGGAACAAGGGCCCAAGTGGACCGGCGATGATGGGCGGCCCTGGTGGCTACCAGTCGCACTCGCCACAGTCCCCGCAGGCCGCGGCCGCcgcagcagcggcagccgTCGCCTCCGGTCAACAGATGTACGAGCCGCAACAGGCGCAGATGCGCGCCTACCATCCGAAGAATATCTACCCGGGCCAGTATGACGACTACACGGCCACCTTGTTTGCTGGCGGAGCTGGCGCTGTGGCCGCGGCTGCGGCTGCTCCGGGCGGTGGTATGCGATACTACCAGAACAAGGCACACCAGGGAGGCCCGGTCGGTATGCAACCCGGCTCCCAGCCCGGTGGCCGGTACAACCCGAACGGCGGCCAGTTCAACATGGACGGTACACCGAAACCGAACAACGGACGCGGAACGTACCCACCGAAGCAGTACAACAATAGCTACGCTGCCGGACCGGGCAATCCGAACCATCAATATCCGCAGCTGGCCGCagccgcagccgccgccggCCAAACCATCCCAACAGCAGCGCCGGCCGGCTTTACCGGATTCGATCCGACCGGCGGTCTGCAGTATCAGGCCTCCTATCCGATAACGGCGGCCACCGCCACGTACTATCCGTACCCGGCGGCCAcggctccaccaccaccaccacaggcACAGGCGGCCCCGGTTGTTCCGCCGGTCCAGCAGTAG
- the LOC131287362 gene encoding proton-coupled zinc antiporter SLC30A9, mitochondrial → MVVHRAAWLLLCHRSQLHLAPMRNFSLGCSKMHAWLDGVPAGQKLHTTGMSYGQRNFSVSRIVDRNQSKTTDDIPEKAEGERVKTVTPTEQQSTLEIDTKHGKLLVKTTMADSKLQEIVIEKPKIESTDNATTAAGASLLAGSNKTELSSGLPSTLPVSLTEAELKEQLAEKNRQLAKKRIRVDFSRSSLERNFITPVRALSDFLLKPSDLETLPKTKRRSPYEQEPPITVYWRKDVEAKAIEVWGSRENLLKECLKREIEKKMHQQNIFTVKRRLRDYRREIGSRTNVVDSEPGLFGKSGKVVLTAIAINATNCLFKFGAWLYTGSHSMFAETIHSLADTINQLILAYGIHKSTQIADSNHPYGYANMKYVSSLISGVGIFCVGTGLSFYHGIMGLVDPHPIDDFFWAFFILGGSLVSEGATLLVAINSCRSGAKALGMSFRDYVVRGQDPCVNVVLTEDAAAVMSVVLAASCMGLSTYTGSPIPDAVGSLLVGCMLGGVASFIIYTNVAALVGRSIRQENLDKINAELESDIMIRAIHDVKGIDMGNSLVRYKAEMDFDGRELTRVYLDKQDLNTLLEEVRTFQTIDELEAFLLKHGENIVDLMGGEIDRIEMKLRKKFPEIRHCDLEIL, encoded by the exons ATGGTCGTTCATCGAGCAGCATGGCTGTTGCTATGCCACCGAAGTCAG CTGCATCTAGCGCCAATGAGAAATTTTTCACTCGGCTGCTCAAAGATGCACGCGTGGCTGGATGGCGTTCCTGCTGGGCAAAAGTTGCACACGACAGGCATGAGCTATGGCCAAAGAAATTTCTCCGTGTCACGCATCGTCGATCGCAATCAGTCGAAAACAACTGACGATATACCGGAAAAGGCTGAAGGTGAGCGTGTGAAAACGGTTACACCAACGGAGCAGCAATCAACCCTAGAAATCGATACGAAGCATGGCAAGTTACTGGTCAAAACAACGATGGCCGATTCAAAATTGCAGGAAATTgtcatcgaaaaaccaaaaattgaGTCAACAGACAATGCCACGACAGCCGCGGGAGCATCGTTGCTAGCTGGATCAAACAAAACTGAGCTTTCCTCGGGTCTACCCTCGACACTACCGGTGTCACTTACCGAAGCGGAGCTGAAGGAACAGTTGGCGGAAAAAAATCGTCAGCTAGCTAAGAAACGTATTCGGGTCGATTTTTCCCGTTCTTCGCTCGAACGAAACTTCATCACTCCGGTGCGGGCCTTGTCCGACTTCCTGCTGAAGCCATCCGACCTGGAAACgttaccaaaaacaaaacggagatCTCCGTACGAGCAGGAACCGCCAATCACGGTTTACTGGCGGAAGGATGTCGAGGCTAAGGCGATAGAAGTGTGGGGTTCTCGGGAGAATCTGTTGAAGGAATGCCTGAAGCGGGAAATCgagaaaaagatgcaccagCAAA ATATTTTTACCGTAAAACGTCGACTACGGGACTACCGTCGGGAGATTGGAAGCCGCACCAATGTCGTCGATTCCGAGCCGGGACTGTTTGGAAAGTCGGGCAAAGTGGTCCTGACGGCCATTGCAAT TAACGCAACGAATTGTTTGTTCAAATTTGGCGCCTGGCTGTACACCGGCTCACACAGTATGTTTGCGGAAACGATCCACTCGCTGGCGGACACGATCAATCAGCTCATACTAGCGTACGGCATCCACAAGTCCACCCAAATTGCCGACTCAAACCATCCGTACGGGTACGCCAATATGAAGTACGTTTCGTCGCTCATTTCTGGAGTCGGAATCTTCTGTGTCGGAACAGGCTTATCGTTCTACCACGGCATCATGGGACTGGTTGATCCGCATCCGATCGATGATTTCTTCTGGGCGTTCTTTATCCTCGGCGGCTCACTGGTGTCGGAGGGTGCTACCCTTTTGGTAGCGATCAACAGTTGCCGGAGCGGTGCGAAGGCCCTCGGCATGAGCTTTAGGGATTACG TCGTACGTGGGCAGGATCCATGTGTGAACGTTGTACTTACGGAAGATGCCGCTGCGGTCATGAGTGTGGTGCTGGCCGCGAGCTGCATGGGTCTTTCGACCTACACAGGGTCGCCCATACCGGATGCGGTGGGATCACTGCTTGTCGGCTGTATGCTAGGCGGGGTCGCATCCTTCATCATCTATACGAACGTGGCAGCCCTGGTCGGCCGCTCGATTCGGCAGGAGAATCTCGACAAAATTAATGCCGAGCTGGAGAGCGACATTATGATCCGGGCGATCCATGACGTGAAAGGAATCGACATGGGAAACTCGTTGGTTAGATATAAG GCGGAAATGGATTTCGATGGGCGTGAGTTGACGCGAGTGTATTTGGATAAGCAGGACTTGAACACGCTTCTAGAGGAGGTTCGTACGTTCCAGACGATCGACGAACTAGAAGCGTTTCTACTGAAACATGGCGAAAACATTGTCGATCTTATGGGTGGTGAAAtcgatcggatcgaaatgaaGCTAAGG AAGAAGTTTCCCGAAATAAGACACTGTGATTTGGAAATATTGTAA